One part of the Sorangiineae bacterium MSr11954 genome encodes these proteins:
- the istA gene encoding IS21 family transposase, producing the protein MVPMDVVAVIRHKVASEGVPIREVARELGLSRNTIRRYVRANKIPVPRPEKQVRPSPVRDEVATAAAAIWRARRSFTAGKQRLTAKRLWELLRENGHTASERTVRRLVAEFRSGEREVTVPLVYTPGELAQVDFFEVWVEPSGIRQKAWMFVMRLMHSGRDFAMLCAQQDATWFLAAHVAAFTYFAGVVAAVAYDNLSAAVAKILVGAPRLLRPRFAALCAHYAFEPRFCRPGEGHDKGGVERRGGHVRRQHLVPIPRGESLAAMTTALQARLDAQHSRNPMYVEAWARERSALRPLPAPFDGRQVRTVQLRHHASYLVAGAHYSVPSRWCGQMVDLFLGIDTVTFAKGDETICHPRVAFGGRSIDYRHLLLPLSRKPQALRQVAHELVAQFGSPWPELWETLCNRYSPDLIEAARRLAPWLERADREGVGRVKRAIITALACGTLVPFLQRTRRTETLAAVPLALSEYAVETPDLSRYDVLLERASA; encoded by the coding sequence ATGGTGCCGATGGACGTGGTGGCAGTGATTCGACACAAGGTGGCGAGCGAAGGGGTTCCGATTCGAGAAGTGGCGCGGGAGCTCGGATTGTCGCGAAACACGATTCGGCGATACGTGAGGGCCAACAAGATTCCGGTTCCAAGGCCAGAAAAACAGGTCCGACCAAGCCCGGTGCGCGACGAGGTGGCCACGGCGGCCGCGGCTATCTGGCGAGCGCGCCGATCCTTTACGGCGGGCAAACAGCGGCTGACGGCCAAGCGGCTGTGGGAGCTATTGCGTGAAAACGGGCACACGGCGAGCGAGCGCACCGTGCGGCGATTGGTGGCCGAATTCCGGAGCGGTGAGCGTGAGGTGACTGTTCCCCTGGTGTACACGCCGGGCGAGCTCGCACAGGTGGATTTTTTCGAGGTGTGGGTCGAGCCCTCGGGGATTCGCCAGAAGGCGTGGATGTTCGTGATGCGCTTGATGCACTCAGGGCGCGACTTCGCCATGCTCTGCGCGCAACAAGACGCCACTTGGTTCTTAGCGGCTCACGTTGCGGCGTTTACCTACTTCGCGGGGGTGGTGGCCGCCGTGGCCTATGACAACTTGAGCGCTGCCGTGGCCAAGATCCTCGTTGGGGCGCCACGGCTGCTTCGGCCCCGATTTGCCGCGCTTTGCGCCCACTACGCCTTCGAGCCACGTTTTTGCCGCCCCGGCGAAGGCCACGACAAGGGAGGAGTCGAGCGCCGCGGAGGACACGTACGTCGCCAGCATTTGGTGCCCATTCCGCGCGGTGAATCACTTGCCGCCATGACCACGGCTTTGCAAGCACGCCTCGATGCTCAGCATTCGCGCAATCCGATGTACGTCGAGGCCTGGGCCCGCGAGCGCAGCGCGCTGCGGCCTCTCCCAGCGCCTTTTGACGGCCGCCAGGTGCGCACCGTGCAGCTTCGCCACCACGCCAGCTACCTCGTCGCGGGCGCTCACTACTCGGTGCCCAGTCGGTGGTGCGGTCAGATGGTCGACCTATTCCTAGGCATCGACACCGTCACCTTCGCCAAAGGCGACGAGACCATCTGCCATCCTCGCGTGGCCTTCGGTGGCCGAAGTATCGACTATCGGCATTTGTTACTGCCACTATCGCGCAAGCCACAAGCTCTGCGCCAGGTCGCTCACGAGTTGGTGGCACAATTCGGCTCACCATGGCCCGAGCTCTGGGAGACGCTTTGCAATCGGTATTCGCCCGACCTGATCGAAGCTGCACGAAGACTGGCTCCGTGGTTGGAGCGCGCTGACCGCGAGGGAGTCGGTCGGGTCAAGCGAGCCATCATCACCGCCCTTGCGTGCGGTACGCTGGTGCCCTTTCTGCAACGCACAAGGCGCACCGAAACCCTCGCCGCTGTCCCGCTGGC
- a CDS encoding alpha/beta hydrolase, giving the protein MIAVDPRSQGESGKTTYGHLPESRARDYKQLVDRLGLEQPVLIGWSMGCGELLSYVEQFGEDGVGGLVLVDGLIPAQSPAIVSVLEGWATLLQQDRRKEADIFVRSMYKTPKPEEYLQRVIRATMEVPTDTAVTLIHNMDAVSDFTKAFARIHRPMLYVYEPALQPSADYMKAKLGDKVRLVRFDGEGHALFVDDPIKFNRVVYEFVESLPK; this is encoded by the coding sequence GTGATTGCGGTCGACCCGCGATCGCAAGGCGAGAGCGGCAAAACGACCTATGGACATCTGCCCGAGTCTCGCGCCCGGGACTACAAACAGCTCGTGGATCGACTCGGGTTGGAGCAGCCGGTGCTGATCGGTTGGTCGATGGGATGTGGTGAGCTCCTGAGCTATGTCGAGCAATTTGGGGAAGACGGAGTCGGCGGTTTGGTGCTGGTGGACGGATTGATTCCGGCCCAAAGTCCAGCGATCGTTTCGGTTCTGGAAGGATGGGCGACCCTGCTTCAACAGGATCGCCGGAAAGAAGCCGACATCTTTGTGCGAAGTATGTACAAGACACCGAAGCCGGAAGAATACCTACAAAGGGTTATCCGTGCAACCATGGAGGTCCCGACGGACACGGCGGTCACGCTGATTCACAACATGGACGCGGTCTCGGATTTCACCAAGGCTTTCGCCCGGATCCATCGCCCGATGCTCTATGTTTATGAGCCAGCGCTGCAGCCGAGCGCGGACTACATGAAGGCAAAGCTTGGCGACAAGGTTCGGTTGGTGCGGTTCGATGGAGAAGGACACGCGCTGTTCGTCGATGATCCGATAAAGTTCAATCGCGTGGTGTACGAGTTCGTAGAGAGCTTGCCGAAGTAG